CCTCTTGGTCCTCCGCCAGGTCCGGCACAAGGCCATCATGGCCAGCGCCTACTTCGTGCCGGACCCCAAGGTGCTGCGGGTACTGATCCGCACGGCCAGACGGGGGGTCAGCACGGACCTGATCCTGCCGGGCGCTTCAGACCACCCCACGGTCCAGGCTGCGGGACGGGCCACCTTCGAGCGCCTCCTGGAGGCCGGGGTCCGCATCTGGGAGCGCCGCGACCGGATGCTCCACACCAAGGCCGCCATCCTGGACCAGGAAATCGTCATCATCGGGAGCGCCAACCTCGATGCCCTGAGCTTCCGACGCAACCTCGAGCTGAACCTGGTGCTCCGCTCCCAGGAGCTGGCGGCTTCCCTGGAACGACTCCTTCTGAAGGACCGGGTGCAGAGCCAGCCCTGGGACCTGGCCAAGTGGAAGGCCCAGCCCTTCTGGCGCCACGCTTGGCAGCGGCTGATCTATGCGCTGTGGCCCTGGCTCTGATCCCCAAAGTGGAAGGCGCTGAGGGGCCGCCCCAAGTAGGTCCCATGGAAGGCGCGCCGCACCGGGTCCCCCCCAGCCGCCCCCATGGCCACCATCAAAGGCAGGAGGTGTTCCTCCCGGGGATGTGAGAAGCGGGCCCCCGGGGCGACCGCCCAGGCAGCCAGGACCTTCTCCCGCTCACCCGCCGGCCGCTCCACCGTCTCTCCCAGCCAACGATCAAAGCCCTGTGCCTCGGTCTGCCCCCCCCCTGAGTAGAAAGCCCGCAGGTTGTGGAAGCTCATGCCGCTGGCCAGGATCAGCACCCCCTCGTCCCGGAGGGGAGCCAGGGCCCGCCCCAGGGCGATGTGCCGCTCCGGATCCAGCCCCCGGATCAGTGAAAGCTGCAGCGTCGGGATGCGAGCCTCCGGAAAGGCCACCTTGAGGGGCACAAAGGCCCCGTGATCGAAGCCCCGCTCCGGCTCCTCCGCACTGGGGAAGGCGGCTGCCGCGAGCAGCTCACGGACCCGGCCAGCCAGGACGGGATCACCCGGCGCAGGCCACTCCAGGTGGTAAGAAGCCTCCGGGAAGCCGTAGTAATCGAAGAGGAGGGGGGGATGCTCCCCGGTCATCACCGTAGGGACCGCCTCTTCCCAGTGGGCCGAGATCATCAGGAGGGCCCGGGGGGGCTCCCTTGTGAGGCCGGCAAGCGAGCGCAGATAGGATTCAAGGGCCCCGTGCTCCTCCAAAGGGAGCCCCAGGTCCACAAAGGGCCAAGGCCCCCCGCCGTGGGGCAGGAAAACGACAGGCAACTTGGGATTCATGGGGCCCTCCCGCTCCTTGGATGCCGATGGGGCAGCAGCGATCCTCAGATTTGCGCAGCAGCCAGGTATCCCATCCTCAGTTCGGGATCGCGGATCCAGTCCTCCAGGCGCTCCTCCGTCAAGCGGGCCCGGAACCGGGCCGGTTCCAGACGGAGGGCGGACTTGTCATAGGTGTTGGCCCCATGAGCCATGGCCAGGATGGTCCTGCCGGGATCTAGCTGGACCATGGGCAGTGCGAAGCCCTTCAGGAAGCCAGCCTCCTCTCCCCGTTCAGCCCCATCATCGCAGGCAGTCAGGTCAAGCAGCCCCCGCCGGAAGGCGAGGGTGGCCGCCGTGGCATGCCCCGGACCATAAGGACCGAGACGCCAGACCCGGGGCTCGGGCTCCAGGAAACAGAGGGGCAGCTCACTGCACCCGGCCACCGGACACTCAGGGTGGCTGGCCAGGGCCTCCAGGGCATGCCGCACCCGGGAGGGAGGATAGTAGTCATCATCGTCCAGGTTGATCAGAATCTCGCCCGAAGCCGCCCGGTGGCAGGCGTTCCGCTTGGCCCCCAGGGGCTGGGGTTCCACCCGGAGGTAGCGGAGCCCGGGATGACCGCGAAGCACCCCCTCGGCCGGGACCCCGCCATCATCCACCACCACCCACTCAAGATGCTCC
The sequence above is drawn from the uncultured Holophaga sp. genome and encodes:
- a CDS encoding glycosyltransferase family A protein encodes the protein MTRPLVSLCTPTRDRLAFLALLRRCIEVQDFPAEHLEWVVVDDGGVPAEGVLRGHPGLRYLRVEPQPLGAKRNACHRAASGEILINLDDDDYYPPSRVRHALEALASHPECPVAGCSELPLCFLEPEPRVWRLGPYGPGHATAATLAFRRGLLDLTACDDGAERGEEAGFLKGFALPMVQLDPGRTILAMAHGANTYDKSALRLEPARFRARLTEERLEDWIRDPELRMGYLAAAQI
- a CDS encoding class III extradiol ring-cleavage dioxygenase, with amino-acid sequence MNPKLPVVFLPHGGGPWPFVDLGLPLEEHGALESYLRSLAGLTREPPRALLMISAHWEEAVPTVMTGEHPPLLFDYYGFPEASYHLEWPAPGDPVLAGRVRELLAAAAFPSAEEPERGFDHGAFVPLKVAFPEARIPTLQLSLIRGLDPERHIALGRALAPLRDEGVLILASGMSFHNLRAFYSGGGQTEAQGFDRWLGETVERPAGEREKVLAAWAVAPGARFSHPREEHLLPLMVAMGAAGGDPVRRAFHGTYLGRPLSAFHFGDQSQGHSA